A DNA window from Enterobacter asburiae contains the following coding sequences:
- the nagA gene encoding N-acetylglucosamine-6-phosphate deacetylase gives MYALTHGRIYTGHEILDDHAIVIADGLIERVCPLAELPPEIEQRSLNGAVISPGFIDVQLNGCGGVQFNDTADAVTVETLEIMQKANEKSGCTSYLPTLITSSDDLMKQGIRVMREYLAKHPNQALGLHLEGPWLNMVKKGTHNPNYVRKPDAELVDYMCANADVITKVTLAPEMTGTDVISKLAGAGIIVSAGHSNATLKEAKAGFRAGITFATHLYNAMPYITGREPGLVGAILDEPDVYCGIIADGLHVDYTNIRNAKRLKGDKLCLVTDATAPAGANIEQFIFAGKTIYYRNGLCVDENGTLSGSSLTMIEGVRNLVEHCGIALDEVLRMATLYPARAMGVDKQLGEIAPGMVANLTAFTHDYKIIKTIVNGNEVVTE, from the coding sequence ATGTACGCTTTAACCCACGGTCGGATTTATACCGGCCATGAAATTCTGGATGACCATGCGATTGTTATCGCTGATGGCCTGATTGAACGTGTTTGCCCGCTGGCAGAACTGCCGCCGGAGATTGAACAGCGCTCACTCAATGGAGCAGTAATCTCCCCCGGTTTCATCGACGTACAGCTCAACGGCTGCGGCGGTGTGCAATTCAATGACACCGCGGATGCGGTGACGGTCGAAACGCTGGAGATCATGCAGAAAGCCAACGAGAAATCGGGCTGCACCAGCTATTTGCCAACACTCATCACCAGCAGTGATGATCTCATGAAGCAGGGTATCCGCGTGATGCGCGAATACCTGGCCAAACACCCTAATCAGGCGCTGGGTCTGCACCTTGAAGGGCCATGGCTGAATATGGTCAAGAAAGGAACGCATAACCCGAATTACGTGCGTAAACCTGATGCGGAGCTGGTTGACTACATGTGTGCGAACGCCGATGTGATCACCAAAGTGACGCTGGCGCCTGAAATGACGGGTACGGATGTCATCAGCAAACTGGCTGGTGCCGGGATTATCGTTTCAGCAGGTCACTCAAACGCGACGCTGAAAGAAGCGAAAGCCGGTTTCCGCGCGGGCATTACTTTCGCAACGCACCTTTACAACGCTATGCCGTATATCACAGGCCGTGAACCGGGTCTGGTCGGGGCGATTCTGGATGAGCCAGACGTTTACTGCGGCATTATTGCTGACGGCTTACACGTCGATTACACCAACATTCGCAACGCTAAGCGGCTGAAAGGTGACAAGCTTTGTCTGGTGACGGATGCCACCGCACCGGCAGGTGCAAATATTGAGCAGTTCATTTTTGCCGGTAAAACAATATACTACCGCAATGGACTGTGTGTGGATGAAAACGGTACGCTGAGCGGTTCCTCTTTAACCATGATTGAAGGGGTGCGTAACCTGGTTGAACATTGCGGGATTGCGCTTGATGAAGTCCTGCGTATGGCCACCCTTTATCCGGCGCGCGCAATGGGCGTGGATAAACAGCTCGGCGAAATTGCACCAGGTATGGTTGCAAACCTGACGGCATTCACACACGATTATAAAATTATTAAGACCATCGTTAATGGTAACGAGGTCGTCACTGAGTAA
- the nagC gene encoding DNA-binding transcriptional regulator NagC: protein MTPGGQAQIGNVDLVKQLNSAAVYRLIDQHGPISRIQIAEQSQLAPASVTKITRQLIERGLIKEVDQQASTGGRRAISIITETRNFQAIGVRLGRHDTTLTLYDLSSKAIAEEHYPLPERTQETLEHALLNTIAQFIESCQRKIRELIAISVILPGLVDPESGVIRYMPHIQVENWGLVDALEKRFKVTCFVGHDIRSLALAEHYFGASQDCEDSILVRVHRGTGAGIISNGRIFIGRNGNVGEIGHIQVEPLGERCHCGNFGCLETIAANTAIEQRVRHLLEQGYQSRVTLDDCKIGTICKAANKGDALACEVIEQVGRHLGKTIAIAINLFNPQKVVIAGEIVEAEKVLLPAIEGCINTQALKAFRQNLPVVRSKLDHRSAIGAFALVKRAMLNGILLQHLLES, encoded by the coding sequence ATGACACCTGGCGGACAAGCTCAAATCGGTAATGTCGATCTCGTTAAACAACTTAACAGTGCGGCGGTATACCGCCTGATTGACCAGCACGGACCAATCTCGCGAATTCAGATAGCCGAACAAAGCCAGCTTGCTCCCGCCAGCGTGACAAAAATTACCCGCCAGCTCATTGAGCGCGGTCTGATCAAAGAAGTCGATCAGCAGGCCTCCACCGGGGGCCGCCGCGCGATCTCCATTATTACCGAAACCCGCAATTTTCAGGCCATTGGCGTCCGTCTGGGCCGCCATGACACCACGCTCACGCTGTACGATCTGAGCAGTAAAGCCATTGCGGAAGAGCACTACCCTCTTCCGGAGCGCACCCAGGAGACGCTGGAGCATGCGCTGCTGAATACCATTGCGCAGTTTATTGAAAGCTGTCAGCGCAAGATCCGTGAACTCATTGCCATCTCCGTGATTCTGCCCGGACTGGTCGACCCGGAAAGCGGCGTGATCCGCTATATGCCGCACATTCAGGTTGAAAACTGGGGGCTGGTCGACGCGCTGGAAAAGCGTTTTAAGGTGACCTGCTTTGTGGGCCACGACATTCGCTCTCTGGCGCTGGCAGAGCACTACTTTGGTGCGAGCCAGGACTGTGAAGACTCTATTCTGGTGCGCGTTCACCGCGGAACGGGCGCCGGTATTATCTCTAACGGCCGTATTTTTATTGGTCGCAACGGTAACGTCGGCGAGATCGGCCACATCCAGGTTGAACCCCTCGGGGAGCGCTGCCACTGCGGCAACTTCGGCTGCCTTGAAACGATTGCCGCCAACACGGCCATTGAGCAGCGCGTTCGCCATCTCCTTGAACAGGGTTACCAAAGCCGCGTCACGCTGGACGATTGCAAGATAGGCACCATCTGCAAAGCCGCCAATAAAGGCGACGCGCTGGCCTGTGAAGTGATTGAGCAGGTAGGCCGCCATCTGGGGAAAACCATCGCCATCGCCATTAACCTGTTTAACCCCCAGAAAGTGGTGATCGCCGGTGAAATTGTGGAGGCGGAAAAGGTGCTGCTCCCCGCCATTGAAGGCTGTATTAACACCCAGGCGCTGAAAGCATTCCGCCAGAACCTCCCAGTGGTTCGTTCAAAGCTTGATCATCGCTCGGCGATTGGCGCGTTCGCGCTGGTCAAACGCGCCATGCTCAACGGAATTCTGCTGCAGCATTTGCTGGAAAGTTGA
- the glnS gene encoding glutamine--tRNA ligase codes for MSEAEARPSNFIRQIIDEDLASGKHTTVHTRFPPEPNGYLHIGHAKSICLNFGIAQDYQGQCNLRFDDTNPVKEDIEYVESIKNDVQWLGFNWSGDICYSSDYFDQLYAYAVELINKGLAYVDELSADEIREYRGTLTAPGKNSPFRDRSVEENLALFEKMRAGGFEEGEACLRAKIDMASPFIVMRDPVLYRIKFAEHHQTGNKWCIYPMYDFTHCISDALEGITHSLCTLEFQDNRRLYDWVLDNITIPVHPRQYEFSRLNLEYTVMSKRKLNLLVTDKHVEGWDDPRMPTISGLRRRGYTAASIREFCKRIGVTKQDNTIEMASLESCIREDLNENAPRAMAVIDPVKLVIENYPQGESELVSMPNHPNKPEMGSRDVPFSGDIWIDRADFREEANKQYKRLVLGKEVRLRNAYVIKAERVEKDAEGNITTIFCSYDAETLSKDPADGRKVKGVIHWVSASHALPVEIRLYDRLFSVPNPGAAEDFLATINPESLVIKQGYAEPSLKAAEAGKAFQFEREGYFCLDSRYSTAEKPVFNRTVGLRDTWTKIGE; via the coding sequence ATGAGTGAGGCAGAAGCCCGCCCGAGTAACTTTATTCGTCAGATCATCGATGAAGATCTGGCCAGTGGTAAGCACACCACAGTTCATACCCGCTTCCCGCCGGAGCCGAACGGCTACCTGCATATCGGGCATGCAAAGTCCATCTGCCTGAACTTTGGCATTGCACAAGACTACCAGGGACAGTGCAACCTGCGTTTCGATGACACCAACCCAGTAAAAGAAGACATCGAATACGTTGAGTCCATCAAGAATGACGTGCAATGGCTGGGCTTCAACTGGTCTGGCGATATCTGCTACTCCTCTGACTATTTTGATCAGCTGTACGCCTACGCGGTTGAACTGATCAACAAGGGTCTGGCGTATGTTGACGAACTGTCTGCTGATGAAATCCGTGAATATCGCGGTACGCTGACCGCCCCGGGCAAAAACAGCCCGTTCCGCGATCGCAGCGTGGAAGAGAACCTTGCGCTGTTTGAAAAAATGCGTGCCGGTGGCTTCGAAGAAGGCGAAGCGTGCCTGCGTGCCAAAATCGACATGGCGTCTCCGTTCATCGTGATGCGCGATCCGGTGCTGTACCGCATCAAGTTCGCGGAACACCATCAGACCGGCAACAAGTGGTGCATCTACCCGATGTACGACTTTACCCACTGCATCAGCGATGCGCTGGAAGGCATTACGCACTCCCTGTGTACGCTGGAGTTTCAGGACAACCGTCGTCTGTACGACTGGGTTCTGGACAACATCACCATTCCTGTACATCCGCGCCAGTACGAGTTCTCTCGTCTGAATCTGGAATACACCGTGATGTCCAAGCGTAAGCTGAACCTGCTGGTGACCGACAAGCACGTTGAAGGCTGGGATGACCCACGTATGCCAACCATCTCTGGTCTGCGCCGTCGTGGTTACACTGCCGCCTCTATTCGTGAGTTCTGCAAACGCATCGGCGTGACCAAGCAGGACAACACCATCGAGATGGCCTCCCTTGAATCCTGCATTCGCGAAGATCTCAACGAAAACGCCCCGCGCGCGATGGCCGTTATCGACCCGGTGAAGCTGGTTATCGAAAACTATCCGCAGGGTGAAAGCGAGCTGGTCTCCATGCCTAACCATCCGAACAAACCGGAAATGGGTAGCCGTGACGTGCCGTTCAGCGGTGACATCTGGATTGACCGCGCTGACTTCCGCGAAGAAGCCAACAAGCAGTACAAGCGTCTGGTGCTGGGTAAAGAAGTGCGTCTGCGTAATGCCTACGTCATCAAAGCCGAGCGCGTAGAGAAAGATGCGGAAGGGAATATCACCACCATCTTCTGTTCATATGACGCTGAAACGCTGAGCAAAGATCCGGCGGATGGCCGCAAGGTGAAAGGCGTGATTCACTGGGTGAGCGCTTCCCACGCGCTGCCGGTAGAAATCCGTCTGTACGATCGTCTGTTCAGCGTGCCTAACCCAGGTGCAGCGGAAGACTTCCTGGCGACCATCAACCCGGAATCTCTGGTGATCAAGCAGGGTTATGCGGAGCCTTCTCTGAAAGCCGCTGAAGCGGGCAAAGCGTTCCAGTTCGAACGTGAAGGTTACTTCTGCCTGGACAGCCGTTACAGCACGGCGGAAAAACCGGTATTCAACCGTACCGTAGGCCTGCGTGATACCTGGACGAAGATCGGCGAATAA
- the chiQ gene encoding ChiQ/YbfN family lipoprotein, whose product MKKIVIVALLASGLVACAQNQAPKEDSRLKEAYSACINTAEGSPEKIQACQSVLNVLKKEKAHEQFATQENVRVMDYQACIQARKTGNDQEVAKRCDQIWKEIRSNNSN is encoded by the coding sequence ATGAAAAAAATTGTAATCGTCGCGTTGCTGGCATCAGGGCTGGTGGCGTGTGCTCAGAATCAGGCGCCGAAAGAGGACTCCCGTCTGAAGGAGGCGTATAGCGCCTGCATAAATACTGCGGAAGGATCGCCGGAGAAAATTCAAGCCTGTCAGAGCGTGCTGAACGTGCTGAAGAAAGAGAAAGCGCATGAGCAGTTCGCGACGCAGGAAAACGTCCGCGTGATGGATTACCAGGCCTGTATTCAGGCGCGTAAAACCGGTAACGATCAGGAAGTGGCGAAGCGTTGCGACCAGATTTGGAAAGAAATACGAAGCAATAACAGTAACTAA
- the chiP gene encoding chitoporin ChiP: MRTFSGKRSALALAIAGVTAMSGLVVTPEAKAAGFIDDSTLTGGIYYWQRERDRKDVTEDKYKTNLSHSTWNANLDFQSGYAADMFGLDIAAFTAIEMAENGDSAHPNEIAFSSSNKAYKEDWSGDKSGISLYKAAAKFKYGPVWARGGYIQPTGQTLLAPHWSFMPGTYQGAEAGANFDYGDAGALSFSYMWTNEYKAPWHIEMDKFYQNDKKTKVDYLHSLGAKYDFKNDLVLEAAFGQAQGYVDQYFAKASYKFDVAGSPLSTSYQFYGTRDKVSNGGVNDIYDGTAWLQALTFGYKVGQVDLRLEGTWVKAEGQQGYFLQRMTPTYASSNGRLDIWWDNRSDFNADGEKAVFFGAMYDLKNWNLPGWAVGASYAYAWDAKPADMATPDAYYDPNYRLKESSYSLDAIYTLQDGRAKGTMFKLHFTQYDNHSDIPSYAGGYGNIFQDERDVKFMVIAPFTIF, from the coding sequence ATGCGTACGTTCAGTGGCAAACGTAGTGCGCTGGCGCTGGCTATTGCCGGTGTGACAGCAATGTCGGGTCTGGTGGTGACACCAGAGGCGAAAGCGGCGGGCTTCATCGATGATTCTACCCTCACGGGCGGTATTTATTACTGGCAGCGTGAACGTGACCGTAAAGACGTCACCGAAGACAAATACAAAACCAACCTTTCTCACTCCACCTGGAATGCCAACCTGGACTTCCAGTCAGGCTATGCCGCGGATATGTTCGGTCTGGATATTGCTGCGTTTACCGCGATTGAAATGGCGGAAAACGGCGACAGCGCCCACCCGAACGAAATTGCCTTCTCCTCCAGCAACAAAGCCTATAAAGAAGACTGGTCCGGGGATAAGAGCGGCATTAGCCTTTACAAAGCCGCTGCAAAATTTAAATACGGTCCGGTCTGGGCGCGCGGTGGTTATATTCAGCCAACTGGCCAGACTCTGTTAGCACCGCACTGGAGCTTTATGCCGGGTACCTATCAGGGTGCCGAAGCCGGGGCGAACTTTGACTACGGTGATGCGGGTGCGTTGAGCTTCTCCTATATGTGGACCAACGAGTACAAAGCACCGTGGCACATCGAGATGGACAAGTTCTACCAGAACGATAAAAAAACCAAAGTCGATTACCTGCACTCGCTGGGCGCGAAGTACGACTTCAAAAACGATCTGGTGCTGGAAGCGGCATTTGGTCAGGCACAGGGCTATGTCGATCAGTATTTTGCCAAGGCCAGCTATAAATTTGATGTCGCGGGTAGCCCGCTGAGCACCAGCTACCAATTCTACGGTACGCGCGACAAGGTCAGCAACGGTGGCGTAAACGACATTTATGACGGCACCGCGTGGCTGCAGGCGTTAACCTTCGGCTACAAGGTCGGTCAGGTTGATTTGCGTCTGGAAGGCACATGGGTGAAGGCAGAAGGGCAGCAGGGCTACTTCCTGCAGCGTATGACCCCGACCTACGCCTCCTCCAACGGTCGTCTTGATATCTGGTGGGATAATCGCTCAGACTTCAACGCCGACGGCGAGAAAGCGGTCTTCTTCGGCGCAATGTATGACCTGAAAAACTGGAACCTGCCTGGCTGGGCGGTGGGCGCTTCTTACGCTTACGCCTGGGACGCAAAACCTGCCGATATGGCCACGCCGGACGCATACTACGATCCCAACTATCGCCTGAAAGAGTCTTCCTACAGCCTTGATGCTATCTATACCCTGCAGGATGGCCGTGCGAAAGGCACGATGTTCAAACTGCACTTCACCCAGTATGACAACCACTCCGATATCCCGAGCTATGCGGGCGGTTACGGCAACATCTTCCAGGATGAGCGTGACGTGAAATTCATGGTTATTGCCCCATTCACCATCTTCTGA
- the nagD gene encoding ribonucleotide monophosphatase NagD encodes MTIKNVICDIDGVLMHDNVAVPGAAEFLHRIIDKGMPLVLLTNYPSQTGQDLANRFATAGVDVPDSVFYTSAMATADFLKRQEGKKAYVVGEGALIHELYKAGFTITDVNPDFVIVGETRSFNWEMMHKAAYFVASGARFIATNPDTHGRGFYPACGALCAGIEKISGRQPFVVGKPSPWIIRAALNKMQAHSEETVIVGDNLRTDILAGFQAGLETILVLSGVSQLDDIDSMPFRPSWIYPSVDEIDII; translated from the coding sequence ATGACCATTAAGAATGTAATTTGTGATATCGACGGCGTGCTGATGCACGACAACGTTGCCGTGCCGGGTGCTGCGGAGTTTCTTCACCGCATCATCGACAAAGGAATGCCTCTGGTTCTGCTCACGAACTACCCTTCCCAAACCGGTCAGGATCTGGCTAACCGCTTTGCCACGGCGGGCGTCGACGTTCCGGACAGCGTGTTTTATACCTCGGCAATGGCCACGGCGGATTTTCTGAAGCGTCAGGAAGGTAAAAAAGCCTACGTGGTGGGTGAAGGTGCGCTGATACACGAGCTGTACAAAGCTGGCTTTACCATCACTGACGTGAACCCGGACTTCGTGATTGTCGGCGAAACGCGTTCCTTTAACTGGGAGATGATGCATAAGGCAGCATACTTTGTCGCCAGCGGCGCACGCTTTATCGCGACCAACCCGGATACGCACGGCCGTGGTTTTTATCCGGCCTGCGGCGCGCTGTGCGCCGGTATCGAAAAAATCTCAGGTCGTCAGCCGTTTGTGGTCGGTAAACCGAGCCCGTGGATCATTCGTGCCGCGCTCAACAAGATGCAGGCCCACTCTGAAGAAACCGTTATTGTCGGCGACAACCTGCGCACCGATATTCTGGCCGGATTCCAGGCGGGTCTGGAGACGATTCTGGTCCTCTCCGGCGTGTCTCAACTTGATGACATTGATTCGATGCCGTTCCGGCCAAGCTGGATTTACCCCTCCGTCGATGAAATCGACATCATCTGA
- the nagB gene encoding glucosamine-6-phosphate deaminase → MRLIPLATAEQVGKWAARHIVNRINAFKPTADRPFVLGLPTGGTPLTAYKALVEMHKAGQVSFKHVVTFNMDEYVGLPKDHPESYHSFMHRNFFDHVDIPSENINLLNGNAPDIDAECRQYEEKIRSYGKIHLFMGGVGNDGHIAFNEPASSLASRTRIKTLTHDTRVANSRFFDGDVNQVPKYALTVGVGTLLDAEEVMILVLGGVKAQALQAAVEGNVNHMWTISCLQLHPKSVIVCDEPSTMELKVKTLKYFNELEAENIKGL, encoded by the coding sequence ATGAGACTGATTCCCCTGGCAACTGCTGAACAAGTCGGTAAATGGGCCGCTCGCCATATCGTTAACCGTATTAACGCCTTTAAACCGACCGCCGATCGTCCTTTCGTTCTTGGACTTCCGACAGGCGGCACGCCGCTGACCGCCTATAAGGCGCTGGTTGAGATGCATAAAGCAGGCCAGGTTAGCTTTAAACATGTTGTGACCTTCAATATGGATGAATACGTTGGCTTACCGAAAGACCACCCGGAAAGCTACCATAGCTTTATGCACCGCAATTTCTTTGATCACGTTGATATTCCATCTGAAAATATTAACCTGCTGAATGGAAACGCGCCTGATATTGACGCAGAATGCCGTCAGTATGAAGAAAAAATCCGTTCTTACGGTAAGATCCACCTGTTCATGGGTGGTGTAGGCAATGATGGTCATATCGCGTTTAACGAACCGGCGTCATCTCTGGCTTCCCGCACCCGTATTAAAACGCTGACCCATGACACGCGCGTGGCAAACTCCCGCTTCTTTGACGGCGATGTTAACCAGGTTCCAAAATACGCCCTGACCGTAGGCGTAGGCACCCTGCTGGATGCCGAAGAAGTGATGATTCTGGTGCTGGGCGGCGTGAAAGCGCAAGCGCTCCAGGCTGCCGTTGAAGGCAACGTTAACCATATGTGGACCATCAGCTGTCTGCAGCTGCATCCTAAATCCGTCATCGTATGCGACGAACCGTCCACGATGGAACTGAAGGTAAAAACGCTGAAATACTTCAACGAGTTAGAAGCTGAGAACATCAAAGGTCTGTAA
- the nagE gene encoding N-acetylglucosamine-specific PTS transporter subunit IIBC: MSILGYLQKVGRALMVPVATLPAAAILMGVGYWIDPNGWGNTSALAAFFIKSGSAIIDNMSVLFAIGVAYGMSKDKDGAAALTGFVGFLVLTTLCSPAAVAMIQKIPADQVPAAFGKISNQFVGILVGIISAELYNRFSSVELPKALSFFSGRRLVPILTSFVMIVVAFIMMYVWPMIFDGLVNFGEHIQKLGSVGAGVYAFFNRLLIPVGLHHALNSVFWFDVAGINDIPNFLGGAQSIEAGKAVVGITGRYQAGFFPIMMFGLPGAALAIYHCARPENKAKVLGIMMAGAFAAFFTGITEPLEFSFMFVAPVLYVIHAVLTGISVFIAASMHWIAGFGFSAGLVDMVLSSRNPLATHWWMLIPQGLVFFAIYYMVFRFTITKFNLMTPGRELAVAGSEADGQDVNVSGAQDQDVSGLARQYIAAVGGSDNLTGIDACITRLRLNVKDSSLVNEALAKRLGASGVIRLNKTSVQIIVGFVAEKIANAMKTTGPVAAAEASAAPAAAPAAAKPQAVPNAKTVAALVSPVTGEVVAIEQVPDEAFASKAVGDGVAVKPTEKTVVSPAAGTIVKIFNTNHAFCLETENGAEIVVHMGIDTVALNGQGFTRLVEEGAEVVAGQPILEMDLDFLNANARSMISPVVCSNIDDFSGLVIQAKGLVVAGQTPLYEIKGK, encoded by the coding sequence GTGAGTATTCTAGGTTATTTACAAAAGGTTGGCCGCGCGCTTATGGTGCCGGTCGCCACGCTGCCTGCCGCAGCCATCCTGATGGGTGTCGGCTACTGGATCGACCCCAACGGCTGGGGTAATACCAGCGCGCTGGCGGCGTTCTTTATCAAGTCAGGTTCCGCCATTATCGACAACATGTCCGTGTTGTTCGCGATTGGTGTGGCTTACGGTATGTCCAAAGACAAAGACGGCGCCGCTGCGCTGACCGGTTTTGTCGGTTTCCTCGTGTTAACCACCCTCTGCTCGCCTGCAGCGGTGGCCATGATCCAAAAAATTCCGGCGGACCAGGTTCCGGCGGCGTTCGGTAAGATCAGCAACCAGTTTGTCGGTATCCTTGTGGGTATCATCTCCGCCGAACTGTATAACCGCTTCAGCAGCGTAGAGCTGCCAAAAGCGCTCTCCTTCTTTAGCGGTCGCCGCCTGGTTCCTATCCTGACCTCGTTTGTGATGATCGTTGTCGCGTTCATCATGATGTACGTCTGGCCGATGATCTTCGACGGTCTGGTGAACTTCGGTGAGCACATCCAGAAACTGGGTTCTGTCGGTGCGGGCGTGTACGCGTTCTTCAACCGTCTGCTGATCCCGGTTGGTCTGCACCACGCGCTGAACTCCGTATTCTGGTTCGACGTTGCCGGTATTAACGATATCCCTAACTTCCTGGGTGGCGCACAGTCCATCGAAGCAGGTAAAGCGGTTGTCGGTATCACCGGTCGTTACCAGGCGGGCTTCTTCCCGATCATGATGTTTGGTCTGCCGGGTGCTGCGCTGGCTATCTACCACTGCGCGCGTCCAGAGAACAAAGCAAAAGTGCTGGGTATCATGATGGCGGGGGCGTTCGCGGCCTTCTTCACCGGTATCACCGAGCCGCTGGAGTTCTCCTTCATGTTCGTGGCGCCGGTTCTGTATGTGATCCACGCCGTGCTGACCGGTATCTCCGTGTTCATCGCTGCCAGCATGCACTGGATTGCCGGTTTCGGCTTCAGCGCCGGTCTGGTGGATATGGTGCTGTCGTCCCGTAACCCGCTGGCGACCCACTGGTGGATGCTGATCCCGCAAGGTCTGGTGTTCTTCGCGATCTACTACATGGTGTTCCGTTTCACTATCACCAAATTCAACCTGATGACCCCGGGTCGTGAACTGGCCGTGGCCGGTAGCGAAGCGGATGGTCAGGATGTGAACGTGAGCGGTGCTCAGGATCAGGACGTTTCAGGCCTGGCGCGTCAGTACATCGCCGCTGTCGGCGGTTCTGACAACCTGACCGGTATCGACGCCTGTATCACTCGTCTGCGTCTGAACGTCAAAGACTCTTCCCTGGTGAACGAAGCGCTGGCCAAACGTCTGGGTGCTTCCGGCGTTATCCGCCTGAACAAAACCAGCGTGCAGATTATCGTTGGCTTCGTGGCAGAGAAAATTGCTAATGCCATGAAAACCACTGGTCCGGTAGCCGCAGCAGAAGCTTCTGCCGCACCTGCCGCCGCGCCAGCGGCTGCAAAACCGCAGGCGGTACCGAACGCCAAAACGGTAGCCGCGCTGGTTTCACCGGTAACAGGTGAAGTGGTTGCGATTGAGCAGGTGCCTGACGAAGCCTTCGCCAGCAAAGCGGTTGGTGACGGTGTGGCGGTGAAACCAACGGAAAAAACCGTTGTGTCTCCGGCGGCCGGTACCATCGTGAAAATCTTCAACACCAACCACGCGTTCTGCCTCGAAACCGAAAATGGCGCGGAGATCGTTGTCCACATGGGTATCGATACCGTTGCGCTGAACGGTCAGGGCTTTACTCGCCTGGTGGAAGAGGGCGCTGAAGTGGTGGCCGGGCAGCCGATTCTGGAAATGGATCTGGACTTCCTGAACGCCAACGCGCGCTCCATGATAAGCCCGGTCGTTTGCAGCAACATCGATGACTTCAGTGGCCTGGTCATTCAGGCGAAAGGTCTGGTTGTTGCGGGGCAAACGCCGCTGTATGAGATTAAAGGCAAGTAA
- the fur gene encoding ferric iron uptake transcriptional regulator, with product MTDNNTALKKAGLKVTLPRLKILEVLQGPDNHHVSAEDLYKRLIDMGEEIGLATVYRVLNQFDDAGIVTRHNFEGGKSVFELTQQQHHDHLICLDCGKVIEFSDDSIEARQREIAARHGIRLTNHSLYLYGHCAEGDCREDDHAHDAK from the coding sequence ATTAAAGAAGGCTGGCCTGAAAGTTACGCTTCCTCGGTTAAAAATCCTTGAAGTGCTTCAGGGTCCAGACAATCACCATGTCAGTGCGGAAGACCTTTATAAACGTCTTATCGACATGGGTGAAGAGATTGGGCTGGCTACCGTCTATCGCGTGCTGAACCAGTTTGATGACGCGGGCATTGTTACCCGTCATAATTTCGAAGGCGGTAAATCCGTTTTCGAACTGACCCAGCAGCAGCACCACGATCACCTGATCTGCCTCGATTGCGGCAAGGTCATTGAATTCAGCGATGATTCCATCGAAGCGCGCCAGCGTGAAATCGCTGCGCGTCATGGCATCCGCCTGACAAACCACAGCCTGTACCTTTACGGTCACTGCGCTGAGGGCGATTGCCGCGAAGACGATCACGCGCACGACGCGAAATAA